From a single Lolium rigidum isolate FL_2022 chromosome 7, APGP_CSIRO_Lrig_0.1, whole genome shotgun sequence genomic region:
- the LOC124672468 gene encoding protein LURP-one-related 15-like, giving the protein MEARNGAPPAKLPMSGPQICKPFVGPLTVTKKAFGLSVGDYNVTDASGVVVLRVKGEFFSSRRRRVVLDADGRLLLTMRGKAFSFHSTWEVFRGGSTNGSNLLFTVKRSSVIQLNASLDIFLAANRAEKVCDFKIKGSYFNRSCAFYHGTTNIMIAQMNRQFVLLGKDSCTVTIIPNVDHAFITSLVVILDEINQ; this is encoded by the exons ATGGAGGCGCGCAACGGAGCCCCTCCGGCAAAGCTGCCGATGTCGGGGCCACAGATCTGCAAGCCTTTCGTCGGGCCGCTCACGGTGACCAAGAAGGCGTTCGGCCTCTCAGTCGGGGACTACAACGTCACCGACGCGAGCGGCGTCGTCGTGCTGCGGGTCAAGGGCGAGTTCTTCAGCAGCAGACGCCGCCGAGTCGTCCTGGACGCCGACGGGAGGCTCCTCCTAACCATGCGAGGAAAG GCATTCAGCTTTCACAGTACCTGGGAAGTGTTCAGAGGGGGCAGCACAAATGGAAGTAATTTGCTTTTCACAGTTAAGAGATCTTCAGTGATCCAACTGAACGCAAGCTTGGATATCTTCCTGGCTGCTAACAGAGCGGAGAAGGTctgtgatttcaagatcaagggtAGCTACTTCAACAGATCATGTGCATTCTATCATGGTACCACTAACATCATGATAGCTCAA ATGAACCGTCAGTTTGTACTGCTTGGGAAGGACTCGTGTACTGTTACTATAATTCCAAACGTTGACCACGCGTTCATCACATCTCTTGTTGTGATTCTGGATGAGATAAACCAGTAG